The genomic stretch CCAGGCTGAGCTGGGGTTGCTCCAGCTGGCGCGATGTGCAGCATCTCTGGGCAGAGAACTTCCAGCTCGATAGTGCGCACGTCACGGTGGGTGAGGTTCTCAGGGCTCCTGCACAGGACATCACCCACCACACTGACTGAGCTGATGGTTTCGATCCACTGTTTGAAGGGAACCAGGTCACAGGTACAGTCCCAAGGATTCTCATTAAGGTCTATCTGGACAATGGCATTCAAGTGTTCTAGGACACCAGCCACAGGAAGGTAGAGGAAGTAGTTCTTCCTCAAGTTGAGCCGAGCCAGAGATGTGCCTGCAAAGGCATCTGTTGGCAGGGTTCTCAGCAAGTTATTGTTGAGGAATAGCAGCTTCAAGTTGGGCATGAGGCTGAAGGCCGCAGGCTGGATTTCCCGGATGACATTGAACTCAAAATACAAGTAGTGTAGACTCTGTAGGCCTCGGAACATGCCTGGTGTCAGCTTCTCGATGTCGTTGCCATTGAGAAAGAGGCTCTTTAGGTTAGGCAGGTTGATGAAAGCCCCATCCTGGACGTAAGAAATACGATTATTCCCTAGATGTAAGAGATCCAAGGAAGAGAAATTCCAAAAATCAGAACGGTATATTTTCTGAATCAGATTACTACTCAGATACAGTTTCTTAGCATTCAGTGGCCTTGGAAGAAGTTCAGAAATGTTATTAAATCCTCGCTCTTTGCAGTTGACAGTCAAGCCAAGGTCATTGATGTGCAAATTACAGGTACACCCAGTAGGGCATATAATGGGAATGGGTGGTCTGGTCTGGTAAGGAGCAATGGGAGGTTGGTTTGGACCAGGGTATAAAGCTTGGGATGTGGAGGGTGGCCTTGGTGTTCGAGATTGTTTGGTGGGTTTGGGCTGTTTATTTGAGGACTTGTATTCAACAGAAGAAGCAGTAAAATGGACAGAGGACAGCATTGAGGAAGGCTTAGTTGGCCATGTATTCTCCTTGCTTGATGACAAGTGGGGAATCCCCAAACTAGCCTCCACTTCAGAGTCAGACAACAAGGGACAGAGTTCTGTCTTCCTGATTTCTCGCAGGTCctttccatggaaatggaaaggagTCTCGCAGGTGATGTCTCCCACCAGGGCAGTGTAAGGAATGCGTTCCAGCCAACTCTTCAACTGCACAATTTCACATGTACAGTTCCAGGGATTTTCTTCCAGCTGGAGCTCCATCAGGCTTCTGCCAATGTGATCTAGCATTCCTCGGTAAAAAAGAACTTTTAACCTGTTTCCACGTAGGTCCAAGTGGGTTAAGGAGACAGCCTTAAATAAATTGGTTGGAAGCATGGGGATGAGATTATCATTTAAAATCAGAACTCTCAGTTTACTTAGGTTCCGAAATGCCCCACTCTCAATACGTTTAATGACATTGTAGTCTGCCTGCAGATATTCCAGACTTTCCAAGCCAAGGAAGGTGTCATTTCTGAAGATGTCTAGTTTGTTCTCGTGTAGATATAGCCTCTTTAAAATCTTAAGACCATTGAAAGCTCCTGTTTGAATGTCCTGCAATGCATTGTTCCCAAGGTTAATGGACACAGCAttattcaaatgaagaaaactgttGGTGTACAATTTCCTCATTGAATTCCTCTGCAGATATAGTTTAAAAGGTCTTGACCAGAACTCAGCAATCTGACTAATATTTGTAAATCCTTTGCTGTCACAATGTATATGAAAGAGGCTTTCTTTCACTTCACAGTAGCATGGATCAAAACAGGGCTCATCTATTTCCTCTGAGTCCTCTATCAGGGGAATCGGGGTAGTCCATCCTAAAGCAATTGTGCTTAGAAGAATTATCCACAACATCCTCCCTCTGTGAAGCAGCTCAGCTATAGAAGGTTTCATCGTTCGCGGTTGATTACAAAACtgcaacagaaataaagatgcagattttTAGCTTTTAGTCATATGCTCTATTCTAATTGTCTCATACATGTGGGGCTTTTTAAGAGCGATATAAAAACTTTAGTAATTGTTGAACTGACACTTAAAATAACCTATCAACATGCTTTATATGTCCTATATCTTAAAATTAGGAGATGAAATATTGTACCATGCGATGACATTTTCCTGAATCAAGCCATATTTGGTAAAGGGCATATCATGAAATCAAAAGCAGCCTTCATTGCTTCTTATAGCAAGCAAGGAAACTGCATACAGTGATTCATTTTAGGGATAGGCAGATTCAGTAATAATGGCAATCATTTGGCCATTACACCTGTTTTCCCGTTAAAAATCATATTGATAATCAGAGGTGCCTATTATGGATCTGATTGAAACTCTGATGGAAGAAAGTGTTCTTTAAACTATGGATTTCTATTCATAAAAAGACATGGCATACCCCAGAGTTATTAAAGAGTATGATAAATTATGAGCCCATTGACCAATATCAGATGTTGAGATGTATAAGATGATTGGTATCTCAGGAAAAGCTAAGATTTCTCTTAAGACATGAGCACAATATGCTTAATTATAGTGCATGCTCAGTAACACACTATACCCCAACCCCTTTTGCCCAAGCAGGTCATTAACATCTCCTTTAATTAAATGAGTTCTACATATGTGTATCATTTTGGCCGTTTAAATCCTTTAGGAGTGATTAGCCTTTCTAAAGAACAAGCCCATGCAATTGTCAGAGCTAAAGATAGTGACAGCTAAAGGATGCTGAGCCTGGGAGTGTCTGTATTAAAACACTTCTGAGCTTAGTTTGGAATGTATATCTGTGCCTTTGAGATCAACTGAGGAACCCTGCAAAAAGATGGAATGGCAGATGGTTGGCTAGAGGAGATTTGGGTAGTTAAAGGCAAGAAAGAGTGGAAACCTGGATTCTTACCTGCTGATAGATGATCTATCACATGAAATACATTTCAAAGAAAGACATTGTTCTTTTCCCATCAGAAGAAACAAATACAGTGCACTATTCTAATAATACAGAGCCTTCCTCTTTGGCTGTCTTTCCTTGCCTAATATCATCAGTATgtgaaaatacataataaataaattataataatacagTTTTATTAGATTGCCCTTTCTGAGTCACTGAAATAGCAGTCAAAATTGAATTGttttt from Pseudorca crassidens isolate mPseCra1 chromosome 5, mPseCra1.hap1, whole genome shotgun sequence encodes the following:
- the SLITRK3 gene encoding SLIT and NTRK-like protein 3: MKPSIAELLHRGRMLWIILLSTIALGWTTPIPLIEDSEEIDEPCFDPCYCEVKESLFHIHCDSKGFTNISQIAEFWSRPFKLYLQRNSMRKLYTNSFLHLNNAVSINLGNNALQDIQTGAFNGLKILKRLYLHENKLDIFRNDTFLGLESLEYLQADYNVIKRIESGAFRNLSKLRVLILNDNLIPMLPTNLFKAVSLTHLDLRGNRLKVLFYRGMLDHIGRSLMELQLEENPWNCTCEIVQLKSWLERIPYTALVGDITCETPFHFHGKDLREIRKTELCPLLSDSEVEASLGIPHLSSSKENTWPTKPSSMLSSVHFTASSVEYKSSNKQPKPTKQSRTPRPPSTSQALYPGPNQPPIAPYQTRPPIPIICPTGCTCNLHINDLGLTVNCKERGFNNISELLPRPLNAKKLYLSSNLIQKIYRSDFWNFSSLDLLHLGNNRISYVQDGAFINLPNLKSLFLNGNDIEKLTPGMFRGLQSLHYLYFEFNVIREIQPAAFSLMPNLKLLFLNNNLLRTLPTDAFAGTSLARLNLRKNYFLYLPVAGVLEHLNAIVQIDLNENPWDCTCDLVPFKQWIETISSVSVVGDVLCRSPENLTHRDVRTIELEVLCPEMLHIAPAGATPAQPGDSHLAGGPTSASPYEFSPPGGPVPLSVLILSLLVLFFSAVFVAAGLFAYVLRRRRKKLPFRSKRQEGVDLTGIQMQCHRLFEDGGGGGGGSGGGGRPAISSPEKAPPVGHVYEYIPHPVTQMCNNPIYKPREEEEVAVSSVQETGRAERGAPGTQPPGMGEVLLGSEQFAETPKENHSNYRTLLEKEKEWALAVSSSQLNTIVTVNHHHPQTHHPATGGVSGVAAGTGGDLAGFRRHEKNGGVVLFPPGGGCGGGSTLLDRERPPPAPCTVGFVDCLYGTVPKLKELHVHPPGMQYPDLQQDARLKETLLFSAGKGFTDHQTQKSDYLELRAKLQTKPDYLEVLEKTTYRF